Proteins encoded together in one Hevea brasiliensis isolate MT/VB/25A 57/8 chromosome 16, ASM3005281v1, whole genome shotgun sequence window:
- the LOC110666318 gene encoding 17.3 kDa class I heat shock protein produces the protein MSMIPSLFGNPTSSIFDPFSSFALRDPFKDFPFPSSSSENLAFANTRMDWKETPEAHIFKADLPGLKKEEVKVEIEDARVMQISGERNVEKEDKYDTWHRVERSSGKFLRRFRLPENVKMDEVKASMENGVLTVTVPKEEVKKTDVKAIEISG, from the coding sequence ATGTCAATGATTCCAAGCCTCTTCGGTAACCCAACAAGCAGCATTTTCGATCCCTTCTCTTCTTTTGCTCTGCGGGATCCATTCAAGGACTTTCCGTTCCCTTCCTCTTCTAGCGAAAATTTGGCCTTTGCTAACACTCGCATGGACTGGAAGGAGACTCCAGAAGCTCATATCTTCAAGGCCGACCTTCCTGGGCTCAAAAAAGAGGAAGTGAAAGTTGAAATTGAAGATGCCAGAGTGATGCAAATCAGCGGAGAGAGGAATGTGGAGAAGGAAGACAAGTATGATACATGGCACCGTGTGGAGCGTAGCAGTGGCAAGTTCTTGAGGAGGTTCAGGCTTCCGGAGAATGTGAAGATGGATGAGGTTAAGGCTTCTATGGAGAATGGAGTTCTTACTGTGACTGTTCCTAAGGAAGAAGTCAAGAAAACTGATGTGAAGGCTATTGAGATTTCTGGTTGA
- the LOC110666317 gene encoding UDP-glucose iridoid glucosyltransferase, which yields MEKKGEQRHGRLVVLVPCPFQGHISPMFELGTILYCRGFSITIAHTKFNFPNPANYPNFSFLPIADHLPEHDVASLDIVSLISYLNGNCEAPLLESLSQIMEKPHTKITCIIYDTLMHYSEAVANRLKLTSIILRTSSVATLIAYSKFTQLQQEGYFPLKEHLLQEMVPVLYPLRFKDLPTIDFASLESLMELTNIIIAKRSSAIIWNSMDCLEESELAQHQQQYQVPFFSIGPLYKFATASSSSIIAEDTCCITWLDRKTPNSVIYVSLGSLASMTEKELAEMAWGLANSKQPFLWVIRPNSVCGSEWIELLPKDFKEAVGERGCIVKWAPQKEVLAHPAVEGFWSHCSWNSTLESISEGVPMICRPCFGDQKVNARYVCHVWKVGLELENELEREEVTRAVRRLMVSAEGMEMRQKTIELKEKVESSMKNGGSSYNSLVK from the exons ATGGAAAAGAAGGGAGAACAAAGGCACGGGCGATTGGTGGTGCTTGTTCCTTGCCCATTCCAAGGCCACATAAGTCCTATGTTCGAGTTAGGCACCATTCTTTACTGCAGGGGCTTCTCCATTACAATTGCTCACACAAAATTCAACTTTCCTAACCCTGCCAACTATCCGAATTTCAGTTTCTTACCCATAGCAGACCATTTACCTGAGCATGATGTTGCATCTCTCGATATTGTATCTCTGATATCATATCTTAATGGTAATTGCGAAGCACCATTGCTGGAATCATTGTCTCAAATCATGGAAAAGCCACACACAAAGATCACTTGTATCATCTATGATACACTTATGCACTACTCAGAAGCAGTGGCCAATCGTCTGAAGCTAACTAGCATAATCTTAAGAACTAGCAGTGTTGCCACTTTGATCGCTTACAGCAAATTCACTCAGCTACAACAGGAAGGTTACTTTCCTTTAAAAG AGCATCTATTGCAGGAAATGGTGCCTGTGCTTTATCCCCTCAGGTTTAAGGACCTACCCACCATCGATTTTGCAAGTTTAGAATCCTTGATGGAATTAACAAATATAATTATTGCCAAAAGGTCCTCAGCCATCATCTGGAATAGCATGGACTGCCTTGAAGAATCAGAATTGGCGCAGCACCAGCAACAATACCAAGTTCCATTCTTCTCTATAGGCCCCCTGTACAAATTTGCAACAGCCTCCTCCAGCAGCATAATTGCCGAGGACACCTGCTGCATCACATGGCTGGATAGGAAAACTCCTAATTCAGTAATCTATGTGAGCTTAGGAAGCTTGGCTTCTATGACTGAGAAAGAGTTGGCTGAAATGGCTTGGGGCTTAGCCAACAGTAAGCAGCCTTTCTTGTGGGTTATAAGACCCAATTCAGTGTGTGGTTCTGAATGGATTGAATTGTTACCCAAGGATTTCAAAGAAGCTGTTGGAGAAAGAGGCTGCATTGTGAAATGGGCACCGCAAAAGGAAGTATTGGCACATCCAGCAGTTGAAGGGTTTTGGAGTCACTGCAGTTGGAATTCGACGCTTGAAAGTATCAGTGAAGGGGTTCCTATGATATGTCGACCATGTTTTGGGGACCAAAAAGTTAATGCGAGGTATGTGTGCCATGTATGGAAAGTGGGATTGGAGCTGGAAAATGAGTTGGAAAGAGAGGAGGTAACAAGAGCAGTCAGAAGGCTAATGGTAAGTGCAGAGGGGATGGAGATGAGGCAGAAAACTATAGAATTGAAGGAGAAGGTTGAATCTAGCATGAAGAATGGAGGCTCATCCTACAATTCCTTGGTCAAGTAG
- the LOC110666316 gene encoding 18.1 kDa class I heat shock protein, whose protein sequence is MSLTPFSGNRRSSIFDPFSLDIWDPFKDFPFPSFASSSSLFPRENSAFVSTRIDWKETPEAHVFKADLPGLRKEEVKVEIEDDRVLQISGERHVEKEDKNDTWHRVERSSGKFSRSFRLPENTKMDQIKASMENGVLTVTVPKAEVKKPDVKAIEISG, encoded by the coding sequence ATGTCGCTCACTCCTTTCTCCGGCAACCGAAGAAGCAGCATCTTCGATCCTTTCTCTCTTGACATTTGGGACCCCTTCAAGGACTTCCCTTTCCCTTCCTTTGCTTCTTCTTCCTCGCTCTTCCCTCGTGAAAATTCTGCGTTTGTTAGCACCCGCATCGACTGGAAGGAAACCCCTGAAGCCCATGTCTTCAAGGCTGATCTTCCTGGCCTTAGAAAAGAAGAGGTGAAGGTTGAGATTGAAGATGATCGGGTGCTGCAAATTAGCGGAGAGAGGCATGTGGAGAAGGAAGACAAGAACGATACTTGGCATCGCGTGGAACGCAGCAGCGGGAAGTTTTCCAGGAGTTTTAGGCTGCCGGAGAATACTAAGATGGATCAGATTAAGGCTTCCATGGAAAATGGGGTTCTTACTGTGACTGTGCCAAAGGCGGAGGTCAAGAAACCTGATGTTAAGGCTATTGAAATCTCTGGCTGA
- the LOC131174674 gene encoding uncharacterized protein LOC131174674, whose amino-acid sequence MLMIPSGFGVSSCLNASNNLNSSSFSNLFGFSDPFSITMYWQETTFVVTANLQGLKTEDVKVEIRGRNVLLIIGGSRPNCKKSCQLPYNVNVEMTATSFSNGLLIVKVPKQSDVLQKKQNHPVVAHVTRCRFGSFFY is encoded by the exons ATGTTGATGATTCCAAGTGGTTTTGGCGTCAGCAGCtgcttgaatgcaagcaataatctcaattcaagcaGTTTCAGCAATCTGTTTGGCTTCAGTGATCCCTTCTCCATCACA ATGTATTGGCAAGAAACAACCTTCGTTGTCACGGCAAACCTGCAGGGACTGAAGACTGAAGACGTGAAGGTTGAGATCAGAGGCAGAAATGTCTTGCTGATCATTGGTGGTAGTCGTCCAAATTGCAAAAAGAGCTGTCAATTGCCATACAATGTGAATGTGGAGATGACCGCTACTTCCTTCAGCAATGGCCTTCTGATTGTCAAGGTGCCAAAGCAAAGTGATGTACTGCAAAAGAAACAGAACCACCCCGTAGTTGCTCATGTCACCAGATGCCGCTTTGGCAGCTTCTTCTACTAG